The genomic segment TGCTCGGTGTGGCGCCCGCCGACCTCCTGTATGCGCGGGTGGACGTCGTGACCGGCGACGACGGGCGCCCCGTGCTCCTCGAACTGGAGTTGACGGAGCCGTACCTGGGTTTCACCCACGCCGACCCCGCCGCTCCGTCGCGGCTCGCCTCCGCGGTCCTCGACCAGCTCGGCAGACCCGCTCGCTACGCGACGCGCTTGGCCGCGAGCCGCTCCGGCTTCGGCCAGCGCACGTTGTGGGCCCAGCCGAGCTTCTCGAACATCCAGATCAACCGCGCGGAGATGTCGACCTGCCCGCGCAGCACGCCGTGCCGGGCGCACGTCGGATCCGCGTGGTGGCTGTTGTGCCACGACTCGCCCATCGACAGGATCGCCAGCGGCCAGAAGTTGGCCGCCTTGTCCCGGCTGGCGAACGGCCGCTCGCCCACCATGTGGCAGATCGAGTTCACCGACCACGTCACGTGGTGCGAGAACGCGATGCGCACCAGACCGGCCCAGAAGAACGCGGTGACCGCGCCCCACCACGACCACGTGATGAGCCCGCCCAGCAGAGCGGGCAGACCCAGGCTCGCCACGATCCACAGCCAGAAGTACTTGTTCACGACCTGAAGGTCCTTGTCCGACAACAGGTCGGGCGCGAACCGCTCGTAGTTCGTCACCTCACGCCGGAACATCCAGCCCATGTGCGCGTGCCAGAAGCCGCGGAGCAGGGCCATCGGCGAGGTGCCGAACAGCCACGGCGAGTGGGGGTCGCCCTCCTTGTCGGCGAACGCGTGGTGCCTGCGGTGGCTCGCCACCCAGAAGATGACCGAGCCCTGCACGGCCATGCTGCCGGTGATCGCGAGTGCGATCCGCAGTGCGCGGTTGGTCTTGAAGGCGCCGTGCGTGAAGTACCGGTGGTACCCGACCGTCACGCCCAGGGTGCCGACCGTGTAGAAGACCGCGGCGAGGATGAGGTCGAGCCAGGTGATCCCCCACCCCCAGGCGAAGGGAATCGCGACGACGAGGGCCACGAACGGGATCAGGAGGAACGCCTTCAGCACGATCATCTGTGCGGTGGTGCGCTCTGCCCCGACGAGGGGCTTCGGGCCGGGTTGGCGTTCGTCGCGCGCTTGTACGGTGCTGCTGCTCATCGTGTGCTAGTGACCTCGCATCGCAAAGAAGGGAGAACGGGCAGAAAAGGGATCCCGAACTCAGTGCAGCACAGCGTAGCGGCGATCGCATGCGGACCGAAGACCGTGCTGCGGCGACCCGGGAAAGCGCGTCTGAACAGCGAAAATCAGGCGGCGCCGACGGTGTTGCGCGGGGTCGCCGGAGCGGCACTCACGACCGGGCCACGATCCCGGGTGACGCACCACAGGGCGGCGGTCGCGGCGATCACCAGCATCGAGCCGAGGACGTGCAGCGACACGAGGGGCTCGGGGATGCCGAGTCGGTACTGGACGACGCCGAGCACGCCCTGGGCGACGGCGATGGCCCACACGAGGGCGTACGGCGTCCAGAGTTGCTTCTCGACCCGGGCCCGGTACCACTGGAAGCCCAGGACGATCAGCAGGGCGAGGAACACGTACAGGAACACGGCGTGGACGAGCGTCAGCGTCTCGATCGGGGCGTCCAGGCGCTCGACGTCCGGATCGCCGCCGTGCGGGCCTGCGCCGGTGACCACGGTGCCCGCGACGATGAGCCCCGCCAGGGACACCACGAGGCCGCCGAGGACGGGACGGCTGGCGCGCGGGACACGCGGCGTCGGAGGCTCGTCACCCTCGTTGAACGCGCGCAGGAGGACGACCGCCATCCACACCAGGGCGGCCGACGGCAGGAAGTGCAGTGCGACGGTCCACCAGAGCAGGTCGGCGAGCACGGTGATGCCACCGATCACCGCCTGCGCGACGACGCCCAGGGGCATGATCCACGCCAGCCGGACGAGCCGCTTGCGGCTCGGGTGGTCGAGGTAGACCCGCCACGCCGCGAGGACGCACAGCGCCGCGACGATCACGACCACGATGGTGAGCAGGCGGTTGCCGTACTCGATCCATTGGTTCAGCGTCGCGTACTCGGGGTGTTCGACCGGGACCATGCTGCCGGGGAAGCACTGCGGCCACGTGGGGCAGCCGAGTCCGGAGCCGGTGACCCGCACGATCGAGCCTGTCAGTCCGATGCCGGCCTGGGTGACGATGGCGGCGATGGCGAGGGCTCGTTGGAGCCGGTGCGACGGGTACGGCAGGCGGCCGACGAGCGAAGACAACTGCACGGCCCCAGAGTATTACTACCGCGCGTAGCGCGGCCCTGGAGGGTCGTGGTGGGCGGTCCTGCGTACGGGAACCGCGGACACGCGTGCGTGACCCGCGGACACGCGTGCGTGGGGCGCGGACACGATGCTCGGGGTCAGGTGAGCTTCGTCGTGCGGGTCGCGAGGGCGGTGGCCGCGACGGCCCACGCGGCGAGGACCGCCACGGGAGGCCAGGCGAGGACGCCGTCGGCGAAGGCCGACTGCAGTCCGTCGGCCAGGGCGCCCGACGGCAGGTAGGGCACCACGGCGGCCAGCGGCCCGGGCAGATTGTCGGGGCCGATCACGATGCCGCCCGCGAGCAGCAGCACGAACCACACGATGTTGGCCAGCGCGAGGACGGCCTCGGCCCGCAACGCGCCACCGAGGAGCACACCGAGCGCGCCGAACGCGACCGTTCCGGTCACGAGCAGCAGCAGGGCGCCCGCGAGTCCGGAACCGGTGGGCGACCAGCCGAGCGCCAGCGCGGTGCCACCGAGCACCACGACCTGCACGGCCACGACGACCAACGCCGCGACGAGCTTGCCCAGCACGAGCAGCCAGCGCGGCAGCGCGGTCGCGGCGAGGCGCTTCAGCACCCCGTAGCGGCGGTCGAAGCCCAGCGCGATGGCCTGCCCGGTGAACGCCGAGGACATCACGGCGAGCGCGAGGATGCGCGGTGCCACCCAGTCGACCCGCTGGGTGACGTCGTCGGGGACGGGCACGACGTCCAGGACACTCATGCCCACGAGCAGCGCCAGCGGGATCAGCAGTGTGAGCAGGATCTGCTCGCCGTGGCGCAGGGTGAGGCCGATCTCCGTGCGGGCGTGCGTGAACAGCATCGTGGGAATGCGGCCGCGGCCCGGCGCCGGGGTGAAGGTGCCGGGTTCGAAGCGCGGTCGGCCTGTGGCTCGCGTGGTGCTCACGCCCGTAGCTCCCGTCCGGTGAGTTCGAGGAAGACTTCCTCCAGGTCACGCTTGCCGACGTGCAGTTCCTCGGCGAGTACGCCCTGCTGGGCGCACCACGACGTGACGGTGGAGATCACCTGGGGGTCGACGGGGCCGCACACGCGGTACGACCCCGGGGAGGATTCCTTGACGAGGTAGCCCTCGGGCAGCGCCGCGGCGAGCAGGTCGGTGTCGAGGTCGGGGCGGGCTTTGAAGCGCAGTTGTGCGTCGTCGGCGTGCTCGGAGGTGAGGGTGGTGGGGGAGCCGGAGGCGATGACCCGCCCGCCGTCGACGATCACGACGGTGTCGGCCAACGTCTCGGCCTCCTCCATGAAGTGGGTGGTGAGCAACACGCTCACGCCGTCGTCGCGCAGGGCGGCGAGCAGATCCCACACCAGGCGGCGGGCCTGCGGGTCCATGCCGGCGGTGGGCTCGTCCAGGAAGACCAGCTCGGGGCGTCCCACGAGCGCGCACGCCAGCGAGAGGCGCTGCTGCTGACCGCCGGAGAGGCGTTTGAACGGAGTGCGCAGCACCGTGCCGAGCCCGAGCACGTCGAGGAGCCAGTCGGGGTCCAACGGACTAGCCGCGCACGAGGCCACCAGGCGCACCATGTCCGCGGCGCGCACTCCCGGATAGGCACCGCCGCCCTGGGGCATGACGCCGATACGGGGGCGCAGGGCCGCACCGTCGCGCGCGGGATCCAGTCCCAGTACCCGGACGGTGCCCTCGTCGGGACGCAGGAAGCCCTCGCAGATCTCGACCGTGGTCGTCTTCCCCGCTCCGTTGGGGCCGAGCAGGGCGAGGACGGTGGCTCGGGGCATCGTCAGGTCAAGGCCGGACACGGCCGTGACGGGACCGAACCGCTTCACCAGTCCAGTGATGTCGACGGCCGTTTCGTTCACGACTGACAAGGGTAGAGCGAGTCGTTCAGGACTCGGCCGTCGGGCGACCGCCGGTGTGAGGGACGTCCGGTCTGCCGGGGCGGCGCAGCAGCATCGGCGAGCGCCGCCACGCGATCAGCACCATGAGCGCGACGACGATCACCGCGGCGACGAACGCCTGATGGAGCAGATACGAACGGTTGTCGAACGGGCTCCCCGTGGGCGGGATCAGCAGGGCGAGCGCGGCACTCACCACGGTCGCGGCGTTGCGGAAGCGCGACGTCCCCGCCGCGGCCGCGAGCGGGACCACGGCCCACAGCAGCCACCACGGTTGCATCGACACGTGCAGCATCATGAAGGCGCCGAGCGAGACACCGAGGCCGATGATCGGCCGGTAACGCCAGTGGAAGCTGTCCCAGAGGAACTTCAACGTCACCGCGCCCGCCACGCCGTAGCCCAGCAGGCCGAGGATCGCGATCACGGAGCCGGTGTGGTTGCCGAGGCCGAGCACGATGCCGAGCACACCGCCGAGCTGGCCCAGTTCGGCGACGGGGGACAGCCAGCTCCACACCTTCGACGGCGTTTCCAGGGCGCCGACCCACCCGAGCCCGAGGCCGGTGCCGAAGCTGACGGCCAGCGTGACCGCCACGAAGACGGCGAGCATGAGCGCGGCCGCGGCGGCGAGGTCGGTGAGTCTCCCACGCGCGCGGCGCGCGATCATGACGCCGAAGAACCCGAGCGCCACGATCGCATGGATCTTCACCATCGCCGCGAGGGAGATCACCGCCGCGCCGAGCACGATGAAGGTGAACTCGCCGCGGACCCACGGTGGCGGCGGTTCTCCCTTGACGCGGACGGCGAGGCGTCGCATGCCGAGTTCGAGACCCGCGAGCATGAGCCCGATGCCGAGTGCCTCGTTGTGCGCTCCCGCCACCAGGTGGAACAGCACGAGCGGGTTCGCCGCGCCCAGCCACAGCGCGGTGCCGGGGGCGACGCCGTAGCGGCGCGCCAGCCGGGGCAGCGCCCACACGATGAGGCCGAACCCGACGAGCGCCACGAGGCGTTGCAGCAGGACGCCGACGGCGACGTTCGTGCCCGCGACCCCGGTCAGCCAGCTCCCGATCTCGAGGAACACCGGCCCGTACGGCGCGGGGGTGTCGCGCCACATGTTCGACACGCCCGCCGTGAACGGATCGGCGACCCCGAGCGCCTCGGCGGGGCCGAGGGCGTAGGGGTCGAAGCCGCGCCGCACGATCTCGCTCTGCGCGAGGTAGCTGTAGACGTCGCGGGAGAACAGCGGCGGGATGGCCAGCAGCGGCAACGTCCAGGTGACGAGCGTGCGCGACACCTGGCCCTGGCTCGCGACCCGGTCGCGCCCGGGTCTGGCGAAGCGCCCCAGCCACAGCCAGGCGATGACCATCATTCCCATGCCGGTGAACGCGATCGCGACCGACACGGTGGGGATGCGCGTGAACAGCCGGAGGACGGGGATCTCCAGCACCGGGTTGAGGATCGGCGCCGCGCCCGAGCCGAGAGAACCGAACGCCAGCAGCAGCGCTCCGATGATGCCGAAGCGACGCGTCACCGACAGCGCCCGGGTCTCGTCGGCGTCGAGCGGGTCCGTCAGTCCCGGATCCACCGGTGATCGCGTCATGAGCCCGCCCTTGCCCGAATTCACGGGGTGAGGGTATCGACTCCTCTCTCCACGTGAGTCCGGTCACTCGCCTAAGGGGCCGCCTTTGCCCCGTCCACTGAAATACGACACACTTATGTTGTGAAAAAGCAGGGCGAGCTCGACCAGCAGGACGGCGGCGTGCAGCCGTCTCCTGTGTCCGAGCACCCTGCGCACGGCGCGGTCGAAGGCCGGACCCGCAACGAGGTCGCGAGGCTCCTGCTGGAGCAGGGGCCGTTGTCGGCCGCGGCCGTCGCCGAGCAGTTGGGCATCAGTGCCACCGCGGTGCGCAGACATCTCGACGCGCTGGTGGCCGACGACGAGGCGCAGGCGCGTCAGGCTCCCCGTCGGGGCCGTCGTGGTCGAGGCAGGCCCGCGAAGCTGTTCCTGCTCACCGAGCAGGGTAGGGCCCGGTTCGGTCACGCGTACGACGACCTCGCCGTCTCGGCGATCCGGTTTCTGGCCGAGCACGCCGGGGAACAGGCCGTCAAGGCGTTCGCGGAACGCCGGGTGTCGGCCCTCGTGGGCCCGTACCGCGAGGCCGTGACCCGGCACGCCGACGCCGAGTCGAGGGCCGAGGCCCTTGCCGGTGCCCTCACCAGGGAGGGTTACGCTGCGTCGACCCGCAAGGTGGCCACACCGGGTTCGGCCGCAGCCACGCACGGTGCGCAGCTGTGCCAGCACCACTGCCCGGTCGCGCACGTCGCAGCTGAGTTCCCGCAGCTGTGCGAGGCGGAGACCGAGGCGTTCGCCGAGCTGCTCGGTACGCATGTGCAGCGGCTCGCGACGATCGCACGCGGTGACGCCGCGTGCACCACACACGTACCCGCCGATCCGGTGGGTAGTGAAGGGAGACGTCGACATCCGCCCCCCTCGGCCGAGGAGGCCGAGCACCAGGACATCGACAGTGCAACTCCGAACGGAGGGACTACCGCATGACTGCCGCTGCCGAGCAGCGCAATCCCACCACCGAACCGCTGAGCCAGGAAGAGACCATCGAGTCCCTGGGCAACTATCAGTTCGGTTGGGCCGACCCGGACACGGCGGGCGCGAGCGCTCGCCGGGGACTGAACGAAGACGTCGTCAAGGACATCTCCGCGAAGAAGTCCGAGCCGGAGTGGATGCGCGAGACGCGCCTGAAGGCGCTCAAACTGTTCGAGCGCAAGCCGATGCCGAACTGGGGCGCCGACCTGTCGGGGATCGACTTCGACAACATCAAGTACTTCGTGCGCTCCACGGAGAAGCAGGCCACGAGCTGGGACGAGCTGCCGGAAGACATCAAGAACACCTACGACAAGCTCGGCATCCCCGAGGCGGAGAAGCAGCGCCTCATCGCCGGTGTCGCCGCTCAGTACGAGTCCGAGGTCGTCTATCACCAGATCCGTGAGGACCTGGAGAAGCAGGGTGTCATCTTCCTCGACACCGACACCGGTCTCAAGGAGCACCCGGAGCTGTTCAAGGAGTACTTCGGCTCCGTGATCCCCGCGGGTGACAACAAGTTCTCCGCGCTGAACACGGCCGTCTGGTCCGGTGGCTCGTTCATCTACGTCCCGCCGGGTGTGCACGTCGACATCCCGCTGCAGGCCTACTTCCGGATCAACACCGAGAACATGGGCCAGTTCGAGCGGACGCTGATCATCGTCGACGAGGGCGCGTACGTGCACTACGTCGAGGGCTGCACGGCTCCGATCTACCAGTCGGACTCGCTGCACTCGGCCGTGGTGGAGATCATCGTGAAGAAGGGCGGCCGGTGCCGCTACACGACGATCCAGAACTGGTCGAACAACGTCTACAACCTCGTCACCAAGCGCACCAAGTGCGAAGAGGGCGCGACGATGGAGTGGATCGACGGCAACATCGGCTCCAAGGTGACGATGAAGTACCCGTCGGTCTTCCTCATGGGTGAGCACGCCAAGGGCGAGGTCCTGTCGGTCGCGTTCGCGGGCGAGGGCCAGCACCAGGACGCGGGCGCCAAGATGGAGCACCTCGCGCCGAACACCTCCTCGACGATCGTGTCGAAGTCGGTGGCGCGCGGCGGCGGCCGGACCTCCTACCGAGGCCTGGTGAGGGTCGCGAAGCGGGCCCACAACTCGAAGTCGAACGTCGAGTGTGACGCCCTGCTCGTGGACACCATCTCGCGGTCGGACACGTATCCGTACGTCGACATCCGCAACGACAACGTGTCGATGGGCCACGAGGCCACGGTGTCCAAGGTCAGCGAGGACCAGCTGTTCTACCTGATGTCGCGTGGTCTCAGCGAGGAAGAGGCCATGGCCATGGTGGTGCGCGGGTTCGTCGAGCCGATCGCGCGCGAGCTGCCGATGGAGTACGCCCTGGAGCTCAACCGCCTGATCGAACTGCAGATGGAAGGAAGCGTCGGCTGAGATGACAGTGGCCGAGAACAACGCCGGTGCCACGGCCGCGGCGGCGGAAGCCGTGGTGCCGGCTTTGTCCCGCGGAGAGCGGTTCACCTCGTACGACGTCGCGGCGTTCGAGGTCCCGAGCGGGCGCGAGGAGAACTGGCGATTCACACCGCTGAAGCGGCTGCGGGGCCTGCACGACGGCTCCGCCGCCACCGGCGAGGTGAAGGTGGACGCCGACGTCGCCGCCGAGGTCAAGGTCGAGACGGTCGCGCGCGACGACGCGCGGCTGGGTGAAGCGGGTGTGCCGAGCGACCGGATCGCGGCGCAGGCGTACTCGTCGTTCGAGTCCGCGACCGTCGTGACGGTGCCTCGGGAGACCAAGGCGAGCAAGCCCAGCGTCGTCCGCATCACGGGCCCCGGCGAGGGCCTCACCGCCTACGGGCACGTGCAGGTGCGCGCCGAGCAGTTCGCCGAGGCCGCGATCGTGCTCGACCACGTGGGTTCGGGTACCTACGCCGACAACGTCGAGTTCGTCCTCGGCGACGGTGCTCAACTCACCGTGGTCAGTGTGCAGGACTGGGCCGACGACGCCGTGCACGTCTCCGAGCAGCACTTGCGTCTCGGCCGGGATGCCAAGCTCAAGCACATCGTGGTGACGCTCGGCGGCGACGCGGTGCGGGTCAGCCCCACCGCGACGTTCGCGGAGCCGGGCGGTGACGTCGAGATGCTGGGCCTGTACTTCGCCGACGCGGGCCAGCACCAGGAGCACCGCCTGTTCGTCGACCACGCCGTCCCGCACTGCAGCTCCGACGTGCTCTACAAGGGCGCGTTGCAGGGCAAGGACGCGCACGCGGTCTGGATCGGTGACGTGCTCATCCGCGCTGCCGCGGAGGGCACCGAGACGTTCGAGCTCAACCGCAACCTGGTGCTGACCGAGGGGGCCCGGGCCGACTCGGTGCCGAACCTCGAGATCGAGACCGGCGAGATCGCCAAGGCCGGACACGCCAGCACCACCGGAAGGTTCGACGACGAGCAGTTGTTCTACCTGCAGTCGCGGGGCATCCCGGAGGAAGAGGCGCGCCGGCTGGTGGTGCGCGGGTTCTTCCACGAGGTCCTGATGAAGATCGACCTGCCGGAGGTCCGGGAGCGGCTGGAGGCCGCGATCGAGGACGAGCTCCGCGCGATCGGAATCTGAAGCGTCCCGAGCATTTTTTCGCCACTGACGAGAGAAACGAAGAGGCATGGCAACACTCGAAATCAAGGACCTGCGGGCTGACGTCGTCACCGAGGAGGGCAACAAGGAGATCCTCACGGGCGTCAACCTCACGATCCGGTCGGGCGAGATCCACGCGATCATGGGCCCGAACGGTTCCGGCAAGTCGACCCTGTCGTACGCCATCGCCGGTCACCCCAAGTACGAGGTGACCTCCGGTGAGGTGCTGCTCGACGGCGAGAACATCCTCGAACTCGGCGTGGACGAGCGCGCTCGTGCCGGGCTGTTCCTGGCGATGCAGTACCCGGTCGAGGTGCCCGGCGTGTCGATGTCGAACTTCCTGCGGTCGGCGGCCACGGCCGTGCGCGGCGAAGCGCCGAAGCTGCGGCACTGGGTCAAGGAAGTCAAGGAAGAGATGGGCAAGCTCGACATCGCGCCCGAGTTCGCCGAGCGCAGTGTCAACGAGGGCTTCTCGGGCGGTGAGAAGAAGCGCCACGAGATCCTCCAGCTCGCCCTGCTCAAGCCGAAGATCGCCGTGCTCGACGAGACCGACTCGGGCCTGGACGTCGACGCGCTGCGCGTCGTGTCGGACGCCGTGAACGAGTACAAGGCGAACAACGAGGTCGGCGTCATGCTGATCACGCACTACACGCGCATCCTCAAGCACATCCACCCCGACTTCGTGCACGTGTTCGCGGGCGGGAAGATCGTGGAGTCCGGCGGCAAGGCGCTGGCGGACGAGCTGGAGGAGAACGGGTACGTCAAGTACACCGGTGACAAGGCCGCTGTCTGACGAGGGTGGACAGGGAACGTCGAAAGGAGTTGGCGCGATGACCAGTACGGACTCGCGACCACTGGAGATCACGGCGGTGCGCGCCGACTTCCCGATCCTGTCCCGCACCGTTCGCGACGGCAAACCGCTGGTGTACCTGGACTCCGGCGCGACTTCGCAGCGGCCGACCCCGGTGCTCGACGCGGAACGGCGTTTCGTGGAAACGTCCAACGCGGCGGTGCACCGGGGTGCGCACCAGCTGTCGGAGGAGGCGACGGACGCCTACGAGCAGGCGCGGGAGAAGATCGCCGCGTTCGTCGGCGTCACCTCGGGCGAGGTGGTGTTCACGAAGAACGCCACCGAGGGCATCAACCTCGTCGCCTACGCCATGAGCAACGCGGCGACGGCGGGACCCGAGGCGGAGCGCTTCACCATCAAGCCCGGTGACGAGATCGTCGTCACCGAGATGGAGCACCACGCCAACCTGGTGCCCTGGCAGCAGCTCTGCCGGCGCACGGGTGCCACGCTGCGCTGGTTCGGGGTCACGCCCGACGGCAGGCTCGACCTGTCGCAGCTCGACGAGCTGATCAACGAGCGCACCAAGGTCGTGGCGTTCGCACACCAGTCGAACGTGCTGGGCACGGTCAACCCGGTCGAGCCGCTGGTGCGCAAGGCCCACGAGGTGGGTGCGCTGGTGGTGCTGGACGCGTGCCAGTCGGTGCCGCACTTCGCCGTCGACTTCACCGAGCTGGGTGTGGACTTCGCCGTGTTCTCGGGGCACAAGATGCTCGGCCCGTCCGGCATCGGTGTGCTCTACGGACGCCGCGAACTGCTGGAGGCCATGCCTCCGTTCCTGACCGGTGGATCGATGATCGAGCTGGTGCGGATGGAGGAGTCGACCTTCGCTCCGCCGCCGCAGCGGTTCGAGGCCGGCGTGCCGATGACCTCCCAGGCCGTCGGTCTCGGGGCGGCCGTGGACTACCTGAACGCCGTCGGCATGGACCGCATCGCCGCGCACGAGCACCTGCTCGCGGAACGCGCGCTGGAGAAGCTGTCGGCTCTGCCCGGCGTGCGCATCGTCGGGCCGCCGGACACCGTCGACCGGGGTGCCACCGTGGCGTTCGTGGTCGACGACGTGCACCCGCACGACGTGGGGCAGGTACTGGACAGTCTCGGCATCGCCGTGCGGGTGGGTCACCACTGCGCGTGGCCGCTGCACCGTTCGTGCGGCGTCCCGGCCACGGTGCGGGCCTCGTTCTACCTCTACAACGAGGAGTCCGAGGTCGACGCGCTGGTCGACGGTGTGCGGGAGGCGCAGCGGTTCTTCGGTGTGGGAGGAGCCGCCTGATGGATCTCGAATCCATGTACCAGGAGATCATCCTGGACCACTACAAGAACCCGCACGCGCGCGGACTGAGGGAGCCGTACGACGCCGAGTCGTTCCAGGTGAACCCCACCTGCGGCGACGAGGTGACCCTGCGGGTGCGACTCGACGGCGACCTGGTGGCCGACGTGTCGTACGAAGGGCAGGGGTGCTCGATCAGTCAGGCGTCCACGTCGGTGCTGACCGACCTCGTCATCGGGCATCCGCTCGACGAGGCGCTCGCGAAGCTGGAGGCGTTCACCGAGCTCATGCAGAGCCGCGGTGAGGTCGAGCCCGACGAGGACGTGCTGGAGGACGGCGTCGCGTTCGTCGGCGTCGCGAAGTACCCCGCGCGTGTGAAGTGCGCCTTGCTCGGCTGGATGGCTTTCAAGGACGCTGTGGGTAGGACGTCGACCAGTGAGGTGACAGCACGATGAGCGAGACCGAGACGGCCGACCCCCGCGAGGGGCGCACCGCGGCGGACCTGCCGGAGCAGACCCAGCCCGGTCCCGGCGGTGACGTGGCCAAGATCGAGGACGTCGAGGAAGCCATGCGCGACGTCGTGGACCCCGAGCTGGGGATCAACGTCGTCGACCTGGGCCTCGTCTACGACATCCGCGTGGACGAGGAGAACACGGCCACCATCGACATGACGCTGACGTCGGCGGCGTGCCCGCTGACCGACGTCATCGAGGACCAGACGGCGTCGGTGCTCGTCGGGTCGTCTCCCGTGGTGAAGGACTACCGGATCAACTGGGTCTGGATGCCGCCGTGGGGTCCCGAGAAGATCACCGAGGAAGGCCGTGAGCAGCTGAGGGCGCTGGGCTTCACCGTCTGAGCCGTCCCGGAACTGCACACACACGTCCCTGGAGCGCGGACACGCCGGTGGGGTGAACCCCCTGTCGGCGTGTCCGCGCTTTGCGTACGGATGTTCGACACTCCCGTACGGGTGTTCGCACTTCCCGTACTGCGGTTACGGGCAGCGGCTCAGACAGGCGTGCAGTGCGTCGAGGAGCCGGTTGGCGCGGTCGTCCGTGTCCTCGGGCCGCAGCTCGGCCGGCAGGAACGAGAAACCGACCTCCGCCTCCGGCCACGCACCGTGCCGCCCTCCACCCGCGCCCGAATGTCCGTAGGCGACTTCGGCGGGACCGTACGTGCCGATCGGGTCGGGCAGCTCGAAGCCGAGCCCGAAGTGCACCGGCCGATCGTTGATGACGTCGCGTCCCTCGGCCCACGTCCGGGTGGCCCGGTCCAGCGCGGACCGGGGGACGAGCGAACCCGCGGCGAGCAGGTCGTAGAACGTGGCCATGGCCCGCGCCGACCCCACTCCGCTTCCGGCCGCGAGCTCCGCGCGCCGATACGCCGCCGAGTTGATCACCTCGTCCGAACCGAGCAGCGCCCCGTACATGCGGTTCACGATTGCGCGACGCTCCTCGTCCTGCAGGAACGTGCTGATGCGGTAGTCGGGTGACCGCACCAGGCGCGCGACGCGGGGATCGACCTCGGGCGGCGTACCGAGGTGGAGATCGAGCCCGTGGGGGCGGGCGAAGTCCGCGCGGAGGTGGTCGGCGACCGAACGGCCGGTGGCGTGGCGGACGAGTGCGTCGACGAGGTAGCCGTACGTGAGCGCGTGGTAGGCGACCTTGCTGCCCGGTGTCCACAGTGGTTCCTGCTTGGCGAGGAGGCGTTCCGCCGCCAGGACGTCGAGGAAGTCGTGGTCACCGTCGACATAGGGCAGTCCCGCGGTATGGGACAAGACGTGTGAGACGAGAACGTCGTCGGAGGCGAACTCCGGCCAGTACGTCCTCACAGGAGCATCGGGGTCCAGTTCGGACGCCCGTGTCGCCACCGCCGCGGTGAGTCCCTTGGTGCCGGAAAACAGGACGCAGACCGTGTCCGACGACCACGGTCGCCCGGAGTCGGGGTCGGCGAGCCCGCCCCAGAGGTCGACCACCGTCTCGCCGCGCCGCACGACCGCGAACGCGGCTCCGGCCCGGCTGTCGGCGACGATGTCGTCGAACACCTCCCGGACTTCCTCGAACCCGCGACGGACCGTTCCCTGCGTGTGGCTCATGTGGTCATCCTCGGAGTGTGGGCGAGCAGGTCGCGGGTGTACGGGTGCTGCGGGTCGCCGAGCACCTCCTCGACGGTCCCGGACTCCACGATGAGCCCGTCGCGCAACACCGCGATGTGGTCGGCGACGTGCCGGGCGAGCGCGATGTTGTGGGTGACGAACAGCATCGCCGTGCCCAGTTCCTCACGCAGCGAGCACA from the Saccharomonospora azurea NA-128 genome contains:
- a CDS encoding acyl-CoA desaturase: MSSSTVQARDERQPGPKPLVGAERTTAQMIVLKAFLLIPFVALVVAIPFAWGWGITWLDLILAAVFYTVGTLGVTVGYHRYFTHGAFKTNRALRIALAITGSMAVQGSVIFWVASHRRHHAFADKEGDPHSPWLFGTSPMALLRGFWHAHMGWMFRREVTNYERFAPDLLSDKDLQVVNKYFWLWIVASLGLPALLGGLITWSWWGAVTAFFWAGLVRIAFSHHVTWSVNSICHMVGERPFASRDKAANFWPLAILSMGESWHNSHHADPTCARHGVLRGQVDISARLIWMFEKLGWAHNVRWPKPERLAAKRVA
- a CDS encoding COX15/CtaA family protein, giving the protein MQLSSLVGRLPYPSHRLQRALAIAAIVTQAGIGLTGSIVRVTGSGLGCPTWPQCFPGSMVPVEHPEYATLNQWIEYGNRLLTIVVVIVAALCVLAAWRVYLDHPSRKRLVRLAWIMPLGVVAQAVIGGITVLADLLWWTVALHFLPSAALVWMAVVLLRAFNEGDEPPTPRVPRASRPVLGGLVVSLAGLIVAGTVVTGAGPHGGDPDVERLDAPIETLTLVHAVFLYVFLALLIVLGFQWYRARVEKQLWTPYALVWAIAVAQGVLGVVQYRLGIPEPLVSLHVLGSMLVIAATAALWCVTRDRGPVVSAAPATPRNTVGAA
- a CDS encoding ABC transporter permease; this encodes MSTTRATGRPRFEPGTFTPAPGRGRIPTMLFTHARTEIGLTLRHGEQILLTLLIPLALLVGMSVLDVVPVPDDVTQRVDWVAPRILALAVMSSAFTGQAIALGFDRRYGVLKRLAATALPRWLLVLGKLVAALVVVAVQVVVLGGTALALGWSPTGSGLAGALLLLVTGTVAFGALGVLLGGALRAEAVLALANIVWFVLLLAGGIVIGPDNLPGPLAAVVPYLPSGALADGLQSAFADGVLAWPPVAVLAAWAVAATALATRTTKLT
- a CDS encoding ABC transporter ATP-binding protein, which codes for MNETAVDITGLVKRFGPVTAVSGLDLTMPRATVLALLGPNGAGKTTTVEICEGFLRPDEGTVRVLGLDPARDGAALRPRIGVMPQGGGAYPGVRAADMVRLVASCAASPLDPDWLLDVLGLGTVLRTPFKRLSGGQQQRLSLACALVGRPELVFLDEPTAGMDPQARRLVWDLLAALRDDGVSVLLTTHFMEEAETLADTVVIVDGGRVIASGSPTTLTSEHADDAQLRFKARPDLDTDLLAAALPEGYLVKESSPGSYRVCGPVDPQVISTVTSWCAQQGVLAEELHVGKRDLEEVFLELTGRELRA
- the mptB gene encoding polyprenol phosphomannose-dependent alpha 1,6 mannosyltransferase MptB, which codes for MTRSPVDPGLTDPLDADETRALSVTRRFGIIGALLLAFGSLGSGAAPILNPVLEIPVLRLFTRIPTVSVAIAFTGMGMMVIAWLWLGRFARPGRDRVASQGQVSRTLVTWTLPLLAIPPLFSRDVYSYLAQSEIVRRGFDPYALGPAEALGVADPFTAGVSNMWRDTPAPYGPVFLEIGSWLTGVAGTNVAVGVLLQRLVALVGFGLIVWALPRLARRYGVAPGTALWLGAANPLVLFHLVAGAHNEALGIGLMLAGLELGMRRLAVRVKGEPPPPWVRGEFTFIVLGAAVISLAAMVKIHAIVALGFFGVMIARRARGRLTDLAAAAALMLAVFVAVTLAVSFGTGLGLGWVGALETPSKVWSWLSPVAELGQLGGVLGIVLGLGNHTGSVIAILGLLGYGVAGAVTLKFLWDSFHWRYRPIIGLGVSLGAFMMLHVSMQPWWLLWAVVPLAAAAGTSRFRNAATVVSAALALLIPPTGSPFDNRSYLLHQAFVAAVIVVALMVLIAWRRSPMLLRRPGRPDVPHTGGRPTAES
- a CDS encoding helix-turn-helix transcriptional regulator gives rise to the protein MKKQGELDQQDGGVQPSPVSEHPAHGAVEGRTRNEVARLLLEQGPLSAAAVAEQLGISATAVRRHLDALVADDEAQARQAPRRGRRGRGRPAKLFLLTEQGRARFGHAYDDLAVSAIRFLAEHAGEQAVKAFAERRVSALVGPYREAVTRHADAESRAEALAGALTREGYAASTRKVATPGSAAATHGAQLCQHHCPVAHVAAEFPQLCEAETEAFAELLGTHVQRLATIARGDAACTTHVPADPVGSEGRRRHPPPSAEEAEHQDIDSATPNGGTTA